One Methylosarcina fibrata AML-C10 DNA segment encodes these proteins:
- a CDS encoding CRISPR-associated endonuclease Cas4/Cas1 — MTDDQHPIQFELPMPFPELGGDMPLLPARMVNEYQYCPRLAYLEWVQGEWAASADTVEGDHTHRRVDKPTKGFPAADEIEQHDVLHGRSIELSSNRLGLIAKLDLIEAEDGRVTPVDYKRGKRPHVAKNAYDPERVQLCVQGLILKEHGYVCEEGELYFAESRERVRIAFDQDLQDLTLNAVNGLRLIAAGGHIPKPLEDSPKCPRCSLVGICLPDEVNFLRGSAVEPRPLAAMRDEAFPVYVQAYKGKIAKKGEELEISIDDTVVQTARLIDVSQVVVMGNVYVTTPCLQELMGRGIPVSWHSFGGWFIGHTIGTGHKNVELRTAQYRASFEAHTCLAVARGLVRAKIQNCRTLLRRNWRGEEKPDELLDRLKALADKVMRASDLQQLLGLEGGAAALYFSAFGNLIKKTDDPRQMSFDFETRNRRPPTDPVNALLSFAYSMLVRVWTMNVTAVGLDAYRGFYHQPRYGRPSLALDLMEPFRPLIADSTVLQVINNGEVRPSDFISAAGSVALTETGRKRFIAAFERRLMQEVTHPLFGYKTDYRRLFEIQARLFGRYLLGELPEYPNFTTR; from the coding sequence ATGACGGACGATCAACACCCCATCCAATTCGAACTCCCCATGCCGTTTCCGGAACTCGGCGGCGACATGCCGCTGTTGCCGGCGCGGATGGTGAACGAATACCAGTATTGTCCGAGGCTGGCGTATCTGGAATGGGTGCAGGGCGAATGGGCGGCGTCGGCGGATACGGTCGAAGGCGACCACACGCATCGGCGCGTCGATAAACCGACGAAGGGGTTCCCGGCGGCAGACGAAATCGAGCAACATGACGTGCTGCATGGGCGTTCGATCGAACTGTCGTCGAACCGCTTGGGGTTGATCGCCAAACTGGACTTGATCGAGGCCGAAGACGGCCGGGTGACGCCGGTCGATTACAAGCGCGGCAAGCGTCCGCACGTCGCCAAAAACGCCTACGACCCCGAGCGCGTGCAGTTGTGCGTGCAGGGCTTGATTCTGAAGGAACACGGCTATGTCTGCGAAGAAGGCGAGCTGTACTTTGCCGAAAGCCGCGAGCGGGTGCGGATCGCGTTCGATCAAGACCTGCAGGACTTGACGCTGAATGCGGTCAACGGCTTGCGCTTGATCGCCGCGGGAGGGCATATCCCCAAGCCTCTGGAGGACAGTCCGAAATGCCCGCGTTGTTCGCTGGTCGGCATTTGCCTGCCCGACGAAGTCAATTTTCTGCGCGGCAGTGCGGTCGAGCCGCGGCCTCTGGCGGCAATGCGCGACGAGGCGTTTCCGGTGTACGTGCAGGCTTATAAAGGCAAAATCGCCAAAAAAGGCGAGGAACTGGAAATCAGCATTGACGATACCGTCGTGCAGACCGCGCGGCTGATCGATGTCTCCCAGGTCGTGGTCATGGGCAACGTGTACGTCACCACGCCATGTTTGCAGGAGCTGATGGGGCGTGGCATTCCGGTCAGTTGGCATAGTTTCGGCGGCTGGTTCATCGGCCATACCATCGGCACCGGACACAAGAACGTGGAATTGCGCACCGCTCAGTACCGGGCCAGTTTCGAGGCGCATACCTGCCTTGCGGTCGCGCGCGGGCTGGTTCGGGCGAAAATCCAGAACTGCCGGACACTGCTTCGCCGCAACTGGCGCGGCGAAGAAAAGCCCGACGAACTGCTCGACAGGCTGAAGGCATTGGCCGATAAAGTAATGCGGGCATCCGATCTCCAGCAATTGCTGGGTCTGGAGGGAGGCGCCGCGGCGTTGTATTTCAGCGCTTTCGGCAATCTGATCAAGAAAACGGACGATCCGAGGCAGATGAGCTTCGACTTCGAAACGCGCAACCGCAGGCCGCCGACCGATCCGGTGAATGCCTTGCTGTCTTTCGCTTATTCGATGCTGGTCCGAGTCTGGACGATGAACGTCACCGCCGTGGGACTGGACGCCTATCGGGGTTTTTATCATCAGCCTCGGTATGGCCGGCCGTCCCTGGCGCTCGATTTGATGGAGCCGTTCCGCCCGCTGATTGCCGACTCGACCGTATTGCAGGTCATCAACAACGGCGAGGTGCGGCCGAGCGACTTTATCAGCGCCGCCGGCAGCGTGGCGCTGACCGAAACCGGGCGCAAGCGTTTCATCGCGGCGTTCGAACGCCGCCTGATGCAGGAAGTCACGCATCCTTTGTTTGGATACAAAACCGATTACCGGCGGTTATTCGAAATTCAGGCTCGGCTGTTCGGCCGTTACCTGCTCGGCGAATTGCCCGAGTATCCCAACTTCACGACCCGCTGA
- a CDS encoding ribbon-helix-helix protein, CopG family, with amino-acid sequence MTAISLRLPDHVEAQLKEEARIEGKSQSEIARIAIVEYLQRREKERFMAELVAEMRTAYSNPDIRREALEMAEDLVDDGLDAVIAAERAAGIDPDEKWWR; translated from the coding sequence ATGACGGCCATCAGTTTACGGCTCCCCGACCATGTCGAGGCGCAATTGAAAGAAGAAGCCCGCATCGAGGGCAAATCCCAATCCGAAATCGCCCGCATAGCGATTGTGGAATATCTGCAACGCCGCGAAAAAGAGCGGTTTATGGCGGAGCTGGTAGCGGAAATGCGCACCGCCTACTCCAACCCGGACATCCGCCGCGAAGCGCTGGAAATGGCCGAGGACCTGGTCGACGACGGACTGGACGCCGTCATCGCCGCTGAACGCGCCGCCGGCATCGACCCGGATGAAAAGTGGTGGCGGTGA
- a CDS encoding type II toxin-antitoxin system PemK/MazF family toxin — protein sequence MKRGEIWVGNFNPSRGREIGKIRPVLIIQSDELGEDITPMVAILPLSTQIYSAFKRWRVTIPARGRLLKPCQVVTDQPRALDRARFGEGPLATLTQAEMAAVEKSLLAVMGML from the coding sequence ATGAAACGCGGCGAAATATGGGTCGGCAATTTCAACCCGTCGCGCGGCCGCGAAATCGGCAAAATCCGCCCGGTTTTGATCATCCAGTCCGACGAACTGGGCGAAGACATTACGCCGATGGTGGCGATTTTGCCTCTGTCCACGCAGATTTATTCGGCATTCAAACGTTGGCGGGTTACCATCCCGGCCAGAGGCCGCCTGCTGAAACCCTGCCAAGTCGTCACCGATCAGCCGCGCGCCCTGGATCGCGCTCGCTTCGGCGAAGGTCCGCTGGCCACTCTGACGCAGGCAGAGATGGCGGCCGTGGAAAAAAGCTTGCTGGCGGTGATGGGGATGTTGTGA
- a CDS encoding REP-associated tyrosine transposase: protein MSNYRRIFIPGGAYFFTVVTYQRRPIFAAPENVVLLREAFHYVRTSRPFTIDGIVVLPDHLHCIWRLPEADTDFPGRWREIKKQVSKRIGEKRKTRNALDVWQPRFWDHLLRNEEDWRRHMDYIHYNPVKHGLATSPAAWPYSSFHKVVAKGWYPEKWGSNGQPETISEMDLE from the coding sequence ATGAGCAATTATCGGCGTATTTTCATTCCCGGCGGCGCTTATTTCTTTACTGTCGTTACGTATCAACGGAGGCCAATTTTCGCCGCGCCGGAAAATGTCGTTTTATTGCGGGAAGCTTTTCATTACGTCAGGACGAGCCGCCCCTTTACAATCGACGGGATTGTCGTATTGCCCGATCATTTGCATTGCATTTGGCGCTTACCCGAAGCCGATACGGATTTTCCGGGCCGTTGGCGGGAAATCAAAAAACAGGTTTCCAAGCGCATTGGCGAAAAAAGAAAAACACGCAATGCCCTAGATGTATGGCAGCCGCGGTTTTGGGATCATCTGTTGCGCAATGAAGAGGATTGGCGTCGGCACATGGATTACATCCATTACAACCCGGTTAAACATGGGTTGGCTACATCGCCTGCCGCCTGGCCGTATTCGTCGTTTCATAAGGTGGTAGCCAAGGGTTGGTACCCGGAAAAATGGGGCAGCAACGGCCAACCCGAAACGATTAGCGAGATGGATTTGGAATGA
- a CDS encoding nucleotidyltransferase family protein, which translates to MHRFIQKHQPAIAELCRRYHVRRLEVFGSAARAIDFAPGTSNADFLVEFLPSPDGPSLKNFFDFQSDLAQILGCEVNLAEASALRNPYVQAGIDQSREVVYAA; encoded by the coding sequence ATGCACCGATTTATCCAAAAACACCAGCCGGCCATCGCCGAACTTTGCCGCCGTTATCACGTGCGGCGCCTGGAAGTGTTCGGTTCCGCCGCGCGCGCCATTGACTTTGCGCCGGGTACGAGCAATGCGGATTTTCTGGTGGAATTTTTGCCTTCGCCTGATGGCCCTTCGTTAAAGAATTTTTTCGATTTTCAAAGCGATTTGGCGCAAATTCTTGGTTGCGAAGTCAATCTGGCGGAAGCGTCGGCTCTGCGAAATCCCTACGTTCAGGCCGGCATCGATCAAAGCCGCGAGGTGGTTTATGCAGCGTGA
- the csb2 gene encoding type I-G CRISPR-associated protein Csb2: protein MLTLSFTFPGGRYHATPWGRHVNEADVAWPPDSWRICRALLATWHRKLDQQYFSRQRLEKLLATLAGEAPHYRLPVAVHSHTRHYMPVRQKSTLIFDAFARIDAGEKLIVCWPNLTLDGESIELLDALLLALGYLGRAESWIEARRLDCWEGELNCFPGECRIDRETGEIASEPVFLYVPLTQDGYAAFRGPFLHGLNTRSLKSKEQKAIQMTLPENWLDALGLDTAELQAAGWSAPPAAQKVLYQRSIEALRAGAASRPHLRSVSPADTVRYAVYGKPLPRIEDAVKFGEWLRAAAMGKAKYLLGENAQPPLLSGHGLPEDNRHQHAFFLADADKQGRIGHAVIHIPGGIDSNVRWVLENLNQIKNRDGQSWQLLLEYVGEKSSFGKAVPLLGQSDVWQSRTPYSHPWHRKKNFNIEAQLRRECRERGLPELIAAMPQETLQFENGRLRPIDFYRFRRKRGLVQPDTHGSFWRLEFSEPVTGPLTLGFGNHFGLGMFIPVN from the coding sequence ATGCTGACGCTATCGTTTACTTTCCCCGGCGGACGTTACCATGCCACGCCCTGGGGCCGGCACGTCAACGAGGCCGACGTCGCCTGGCCGCCCGATAGCTGGCGGATTTGCCGAGCGCTGCTCGCCACTTGGCATAGAAAGCTGGACCAGCAGTATTTTTCACGGCAACGTCTGGAAAAATTATTGGCGACTCTCGCCGGCGAAGCGCCGCATTATCGCCTGCCCGTTGCCGTTCATAGTCATACGCGGCACTACATGCCGGTTCGGCAAAAGAGCACGCTGATTTTCGATGCGTTCGCCCGGATCGACGCCGGCGAAAAGCTGATCGTGTGCTGGCCGAATTTGACGTTAGATGGCGAATCCATCGAATTGCTCGATGCCTTATTGTTGGCGTTGGGTTATTTGGGTCGGGCGGAATCTTGGATTGAAGCGCGGCGTTTGGATTGTTGGGAAGGAGAACTGAATTGCTTTCCCGGTGAATGCCGCATCGATAGGGAAACCGGCGAAATCGCCAGCGAACCGGTGTTTCTCTACGTGCCGTTAACGCAAGACGGTTATGCGGCTTTTCGCGGTCCGTTTTTGCATGGGCTCAACACCCGATCGCTCAAAAGCAAGGAGCAGAAAGCGATACAGATGACATTGCCGGAAAACTGGCTGGATGCGCTCGGCCTCGACACCGCCGAGTTGCAAGCCGCCGGCTGGAGCGCGCCGCCCGCCGCGCAGAAGGTGCTCTATCAACGCTCTATCGAAGCCTTACGCGCCGGTGCCGCAAGCCGTCCGCACTTACGTTCGGTTTCGCCTGCCGACACGGTGCGCTACGCGGTTTACGGTAAACCTTTGCCGCGCATCGAAGACGCAGTGAAATTCGGCGAATGGCTGCGCGCGGCGGCAATGGGCAAAGCCAAATATTTGCTCGGCGAAAACGCGCAGCCGCCCTTACTGTCGGGACATGGTTTACCCGAAGACAATCGGCATCAACATGCCTTCTTTCTTGCGGACGCGGACAAGCAAGGTCGAATCGGTCACGCCGTCATTCATATACCCGGAGGTATTGACTCAAACGTCCGTTGGGTTTTGGAAAATTTGAATCAAATCAAAAACCGAGACGGTCAATCCTGGCAGTTGTTGTTGGAATATGTCGGCGAAAAGTCCTCGTTTGGCAAGGCCGTTCCCTTGCTGGGCCAATCGGACGTTTGGCAATCCAGAACACCTTATTCGCATCCCTGGCACCGCAAGAAAAACTTCAATATCGAGGCGCAGCTTCGCCGCGAATGTCGTGAACGCGGGCTTCCGGAGTTAATCGCGGCGATGCCGCAAGAAACCCTGCAATTTGAGAACGGCCGCTTGCGCCCGATCGATTTTTATCGCTTCCGGCGTAAACGTGGGCTCGTTCAGCCTGATACTCACGGCTCATTTTGGCGGCTTGAATTCAGTGAGCCGGTCACGGGGCCTCTGACGCTGGGATTCGGCAATCATTTTGGGCTCGGTATGTTTATACCGGTTAATTAG
- the cas7g gene encoding type I-G CRISPR-associated RAMP protein Csb1/Cas7g — protein MTIEFSALQTAPRLLIEVGLQPLQGSRFQPTGFPDLGAAVYDGPNGNRLLLVESAQSMANRMETVCWDGPADDWVTPLKGLPLIKVIDKQGKALTNTVLEAHRLNSPYILEGKDKSVFEMLKKELADMDEGPVDIRQLASVVLKFDANALLHGIFLAKSELAGGRLRLPRVLSAFIEAEDVKLAQSGGVKNDHVNPSGDTAKGFGNVPYSRDDYTAPKITAYFNIDLAQIRGFGLGQAVEQLLIALALYKIRRFLDEGLRLRTACDLDVQSLSVMRPKTWQLPARTDLEAALPGLIAAVAQEGRFAEPRVTEVRWEKGAEKKKKPQDAAESSGAEE, from the coding sequence ATGACCATCGAATTTTCTGCATTACAAACTGCGCCCCGCCTGCTGATCGAAGTGGGCTTACAGCCCTTGCAAGGCTCGCGCTTTCAACCGACCGGCTTTCCGGATTTGGGCGCGGCGGTTTACGACGGACCGAACGGCAATCGCCTGCTGTTGGTCGAATCGGCGCAAAGCATGGCTAACCGGATGGAAACCGTCTGCTGGGATGGGCCTGCCGATGATTGGGTAACGCCTCTCAAAGGGTTGCCGCTGATCAAAGTGATCGATAAGCAAGGAAAAGCGCTCACCAACACCGTATTGGAAGCGCACCGTCTGAACTCGCCGTATATTCTGGAAGGCAAGGACAAGTCGGTATTCGAGATGCTCAAAAAAGAATTGGCGGACATGGACGAAGGCCCGGTGGATATTCGTCAATTAGCGTCCGTCGTGTTGAAGTTCGATGCGAACGCCTTGCTGCACGGCATCTTTTTGGCAAAAAGCGAGTTGGCGGGTGGGCGCTTACGCCTGCCGCGGGTCTTGTCGGCCTTTATCGAAGCCGAGGATGTAAAACTCGCGCAAAGCGGCGGCGTCAAGAACGATCACGTGAATCCTTCCGGCGATACCGCGAAAGGTTTCGGTAACGTGCCGTATTCCCGAGACGACTATACCGCTCCCAAAATCACCGCCTACTTCAACATCGACCTCGCGCAAATTCGCGGTTTCGGCCTGGGCCAAGCCGTCGAACAACTGTTGATCGCCTTGGCCTTGTACAAAATCCGCCGCTTTTTGGATGAAGGCTTGCGTTTGCGCACCGCTTGCGACTTGGACGTGCAATCGCTCTCGGTAATGCGCCCTAAGACATGGCAACTACCCGCCCGCACCGATCTGGAAGCGGCATTGCCCGGACTGATTGCTGCCGTTGCTCAGGAAGGCCGCTTCGCCGAACCGCGCGTAACCGAGGTGCGCTGGGAAAAAGGTGCGGAGAAAAAGAAAAAACCCCAAGACGCCGCCGAGAGTTCAGGCGCAGAGGAATAA
- the cas8g1 gene encoding type I-G CRISPR-associated protein Cas8g1/Csx17 has protein sequence MKHEIALNGCAPTPLAHYLKALGILRLVAEQKDLEVTGFWKNESFVMKTTLDKDALLRFFLEEYQPTPIVTPWNGRGGFLEGEDENNQEDDNASSRKGAQMVALYTGEIHSRFEPIRTALLLIAANKSLSTLNICRSRYKIAKAELDRKKKAKLSILETEKEYVKQLENQIKATKRTLLQSLRNELSGSMLEWFDACQIVAEKLFQAPLLGTGGLDGSMDFGVNYLERLSCVLNVSTGKPQTFSDLMLEESLFASPTAMIPNWIPGQFAPGNMGAPNSSTGFSGISRDNHWNFLLILEGTLLLATATTRRLQNDTMGALSYPFTVRATGSGSGSNNQADEANARAEIWLPLWRNAATLAELKVLFQEGRATVGRRPARDGLDFARAVAGLGVDRGINEFQRYGFVMRSGKAYLATPFGRIQTRRNPAADLMQNLDKNRFLDNLRSFAGKAEAPGRIVALTRQLENRLFELTRRDHSTTLQDILILLGRLQRVLSISPKGREAVRVPVPLLAPEWIWKADDGSTEFRLACALASLTAPSLPIRVHFSPIDARKYDWDKESRLAVWGEGSFERNMTALLRTRLLAAERLQHQDKPFDFHFGANSSDIAAYLDDSLDDSRIGDLAQGLALVKEFPRHHDGTSNRRKESVLPGAYTLMKPFFVTDKILHRLEFLPQDRKLPQPDELLTWLAAGQSQRAVDLAWATLRHAGIALPASPQRAPSALGIDGERLLAALAIPIEYGQLAFLLRRIRHESAQIELTT, from the coding sequence ATGAAGCATGAAATCGCATTAAACGGCTGTGCACCGACGCCACTGGCGCATTACTTGAAGGCCTTGGGTATTTTACGCCTGGTGGCGGAACAAAAAGACCTGGAGGTGACGGGTTTTTGGAAAAACGAAAGCTTTGTCATGAAAACGACGCTCGATAAAGACGCCTTGCTGCGCTTTTTTCTTGAAGAGTATCAGCCGACGCCGATCGTTACGCCCTGGAACGGTAGAGGCGGTTTTCTTGAAGGAGAAGATGAGAACAATCAAGAAGATGATAATGCTTCCAGTCGAAAAGGTGCCCAGATGGTAGCACTCTATACCGGTGAAATTCATTCGCGTTTTGAGCCAATTCGAACTGCGCTATTGCTAATCGCTGCGAATAAGTCGTTGTCAACTCTAAATATCTGCCGTTCACGATACAAAATTGCCAAAGCGGAATTGGACCGTAAGAAAAAAGCGAAATTATCAATACTGGAAACAGAAAAAGAATACGTCAAACAACTGGAGAACCAAATAAAAGCGACTAAACGTACTTTACTCCAATCTCTTCGTAATGAGTTGTCCGGTTCTATGCTGGAGTGGTTCGATGCTTGCCAGATTGTAGCTGAGAAATTGTTTCAAGCTCCTTTATTGGGTACAGGCGGACTCGATGGAAGCATGGATTTCGGAGTGAACTACCTTGAAAGATTAAGTTGTGTGCTGAATGTGAGTACCGGTAAACCTCAAACTTTTTCCGACCTAATGCTTGAAGAATCGCTTTTCGCTTCACCGACAGCAATGATTCCTAATTGGATTCCTGGCCAATTCGCGCCGGGAAATATGGGGGCGCCCAATTCGTCAACCGGTTTTTCAGGGATTTCAAGAGACAATCACTGGAATTTCCTGTTGATACTCGAAGGAACACTATTATTGGCAACTGCTACAACCAGACGTTTGCAAAATGACACGATGGGCGCGTTAAGCTACCCCTTCACCGTACGCGCTACCGGCAGCGGCTCCGGTTCGAACAATCAGGCCGACGAAGCCAATGCGCGCGCCGAAATCTGGCTTCCGCTTTGGCGCAACGCCGCGACGCTTGCGGAACTGAAAGTTCTGTTTCAGGAGGGGCGAGCCACTGTAGGCCGCCGTCCGGCTCGAGATGGACTGGATTTCGCTCGCGCCGTCGCCGGCTTGGGCGTGGATCGCGGCATCAACGAATTTCAGCGCTATGGCTTCGTGATGCGCTCCGGCAAGGCTTATCTCGCGACGCCTTTCGGCCGCATCCAAACCCGGCGTAACCCTGCCGCCGATTTAATGCAAAATCTCGATAAAAATCGCTTTCTGGACAATCTTCGCAGTTTCGCCGGCAAAGCGGAAGCGCCCGGACGCATCGTAGCGCTGACGCGCCAATTGGAAAATCGGCTGTTCGAATTGACTCGCCGTGACCACTCGACAACCCTCCAGGACATTCTGATTTTGCTGGGACGCTTGCAGCGCGTATTAAGCATCAGTCCCAAAGGCCGCGAAGCGGTTAGAGTGCCGGTGCCGCTGTTAGCACCCGAGTGGATTTGGAAAGCCGACGACGGTTCGACCGAGTTCCGCCTAGCGTGTGCATTGGCCAGTCTGACTGCGCCTTCACTGCCGATACGGGTACATTTTTCGCCGATCGACGCCAGAAAGTACGATTGGGATAAGGAGTCCCGGCTTGCCGTTTGGGGGGAAGGATCCTTCGAACGTAACATGACCGCTCTGCTGCGAACCCGACTGCTCGCAGCAGAGCGACTGCAACATCAAGATAAACCGTTCGATTTTCATTTCGGCGCGAACAGCAGCGACATCGCCGCCTATCTCGACGATAGCCTGGATGACTCGCGTATCGGCGATTTGGCGCAGGGTTTGGCTTTGGTCAAGGAGTTTCCCCGCCACCATGACGGCACATCGAACCGTCGAAAGGAAAGCGTGTTGCCCGGCGCTTATACGTTAATGAAGCCGTTTTTTGTGACGGACAAAATCCTTCACAGACTCGAATTTTTACCGCAAGACCGCAAGTTGCCCCAACCCGACGAGTTATTGACCTGGTTGGCGGCGGGGCAGTCCCAACGCGCGGTCGATCTGGCCTGGGCGACGCTCCGTCATGCCGGTATTGCTCTACCAGCATCTCCCCAGCGAGCGCCGTCTGCCTTGGGTATTGACGGCGAGCGCCTGCTCGCGGCTTTAGCCATCCCGATCGAATACGGCCAATTGGCCTTTTTATTGCGCCGTATTCGACACGAATCCGCGCAGATTGAACTGACAACGTGA
- a CDS encoding CRISPR-associated helicase/endonuclease Cas3: MDYRDFFNQATGRDAPYPYQDRLGNEPWPDFLEIPTGLGKTAAVTLAWLYKRIVLNDPETPRRLIYCLPMRVLVEQTVAEIRKWLEQLGGDAADIPVHLLMGGEDALEPWMLHPERNAIWIGTQDMLLSRALMRGYGMSRYQWPVHFALLHNEALWVFDEVQLMGAGLRTSAQLEAFRRQLQVPGSARTLWLSATLNKTWLKTVDFAGYLDSATTLNISDEDRRLAGTRLNALKTLQIGSARLDAESKKANAKTYLETLAQEIVAAHRAGTNTLAILNSVERAQDLTRLLQKRKLPAELLLVHARFRAAERKALNHAIQQAAPAAGRIIVATQAIEAGVDISSQTLFTELAPWSSLVQRFGRCNRYGEYAEAAIYWLDIADEASAPPYSYSEMEQARDTLRQRQTASLSRLPPVTSEQPLSHVLRRKDFLDLFNTDPDLTGFDIDVSLYIRDEGTPQLFVFWRDFDGDKPEEAQPDRAELCPASITQIKNHLKDKNKKAFVWDSLAGMWKPVSQNAVYPGQTLLLRAQDGGYNKTLGFVAADKQAVEVLRHKTANDQIYQKDPDSIKTIPILLEDHLSHVKKAAESLLSALGHLPDGIAEAIVVAALWHDVGKVHEVFQTTLKLNKDWPEGDPRRLQYWAKSPSRARHGRPYFRHELASMLAWLEHGEKTPMHDLIAYLIVAHHGKVRISLRAMPDEKAPNGKRYARGVHEGDELPALTFDGNTLPATRLRLDVMELGESEAMGPSWTNRTQRLLAEHGPFRLAWYETLVRIADWRASNQEQQ, translated from the coding sequence ATGGATTACCGCGATTTTTTTAACCAGGCGACCGGGCGCGATGCCCCTTATCCCTATCAGGATCGGCTTGGCAACGAGCCTTGGCCGGATTTTCTGGAAATCCCGACCGGCTTGGGTAAAACGGCAGCCGTGACATTGGCTTGGCTCTATAAACGGATCGTGTTGAATGACCCGGAAACGCCGCGCCGTCTCATTTATTGCTTGCCGATGCGGGTATTGGTCGAACAGACCGTGGCGGAAATTCGCAAATGGCTGGAACAGTTGGGCGGCGATGCGGCCGATATTCCCGTGCATTTGCTGATGGGCGGCGAAGACGCGTTGGAACCCTGGATGCTGCACCCGGAACGGAATGCAATCTGGATCGGCACCCAGGACATGCTGTTGTCGCGCGCGTTGATGCGCGGCTATGGCATGAGCCGCTACCAATGGCCGGTACATTTTGCGTTATTGCACAACGAGGCGCTGTGGGTTTTCGACGAAGTACAGTTGATGGGCGCGGGTCTCCGTACCTCGGCGCAATTGGAAGCGTTTCGCCGGCAACTTCAGGTTCCAGGCAGCGCCCGCACGTTATGGTTGTCCGCGACATTAAACAAAACCTGGCTGAAGACGGTCGATTTTGCCGGCTATCTCGACAGCGCGACGACCCTGAACATCTCCGACGAGGACAGACGTCTGGCCGGCACTCGGCTGAATGCGTTAAAAACACTTCAAATCGGCTCGGCAAGACTCGATGCCGAAAGTAAAAAGGCCAATGCCAAGACTTATCTGGAAACGCTGGCCCAAGAAATAGTTGCCGCGCACCGAGCCGGCACGAATACCCTGGCGATATTGAACAGCGTCGAGCGCGCACAAGACTTGACGAGGCTATTGCAAAAACGCAAGCTTCCCGCGGAATTGCTTCTGGTACACGCACGTTTTCGGGCCGCCGAACGGAAAGCGTTGAACCACGCCATACAACAGGCGGCGCCGGCGGCGGGCCGCATCATCGTCGCCACGCAAGCCATCGAGGCCGGCGTGGACATCTCATCGCAAACCTTGTTTACCGAATTGGCGCCTTGGTCTTCTCTGGTGCAGCGTTTCGGCCGCTGCAACCGCTACGGCGAATATGCCGAGGCCGCGATTTACTGGCTGGACATAGCAGACGAGGCATCGGCTCCGCCGTATTCGTATTCCGAAATGGAGCAGGCCCGGGATACGTTGCGGCAACGGCAAACCGCTTCGCTGAGCCGGCTGCCGCCGGTGACCTCCGAACAGCCGCTGAGCCACGTATTGCGGCGCAAGGATTTTCTTGACCTGTTCAACACCGACCCGGATTTGACCGGCTTCGACATCGACGTTTCGCTCTATATTCGGGACGAAGGAACGCCGCAATTGTTCGTTTTCTGGCGTGACTTCGACGGCGATAAACCCGAGGAAGCGCAACCGGATAGGGCCGAACTGTGTCCGGCGTCGATCACCCAGATCAAAAATCACCTGAAAGACAAAAATAAAAAAGCTTTCGTTTGGGACAGTCTGGCCGGTATGTGGAAGCCGGTGAGTCAAAACGCTGTCTATCCCGGCCAAACATTGTTGCTGCGCGCGCAAGACGGCGGTTACAACAAGACCTTGGGTTTCGTCGCCGCCGACAAACAGGCGGTCGAGGTCTTGCGGCACAAAACGGCGAACGATCAAATCTACCAAAAAGATCCGGACAGCATAAAAACCATCCCGATTTTGCTGGAAGACCATCTGTCTCACGTCAAAAAAGCAGCCGAGTCGTTGCTCTCTGCGCTTGGCCATTTACCGGACGGTATCGCCGAGGCGATTGTCGTTGCCGCGCTTTGGCACGACGTCGGCAAGGTGCACGAAGTTTTCCAAACCACGCTGAAGCTGAACAAGGATTGGCCGGAAGGCGATCCTCGGCGTTTGCAATACTGGGCAAAATCGCCTTCGCGCGCCAGGCACGGGCGCCCTTATTTCCGCCACGAATTGGCTTCGATGCTGGCCTGGCTGGAACACGGCGAAAAAACGCCGATGCATGATTTGATCGCATATTTGATTGTCGCTCACCACGGCAAGGTGCGGATAAGCCTGCGCGCAATGCCGGACGAAAAAGCGCCGAACGGCAAGCGCTACGCGCGCGGCGTACATGAAGGCGACGAGTTGCCGGCGCTGACATTCGACGGCAATACACTCCCGGCCACGCGCCTGCGCTTGGACGTGATGGAACTCGGCGAAAGCGAAGCGATGGGACCGTCCTGGACGAACCGGACTCAGCGCTTGCTAGCCGAGCACGGCCCGTTTCGCCTGGCTTGGTATGAAACGCTCGTACGCATCGCCGATTGGCGTGCCTCCAATCAGGAACAACAATGA